The following coding sequences lie in one Arachis hypogaea cultivar Tifrunner chromosome 9, arahy.Tifrunner.gnm2.J5K5, whole genome shotgun sequence genomic window:
- the LOC112710655 gene encoding uncharacterized protein, translating to MGHGGVPIYLYVIAFFCTCGAIALSLLHIYRHLLNYTEPTFQRYIVRIVFMVPVYALMSFLALVIPMGSIYFDSIREGYEAWVIYNFLSLCLAWVGGPGAVVLSLSGRILKPSWFLMTCCLPPLPLDGRFIRKCKQGCLQFVILKPILVVLTLILYEKGKYKDGNFSPTQSYLYLTIIYTISYTVALYALALFYVACRDLLQPFNPVPKFIIIKSVVFLTYWQGVLVFLAAKSGFIKDADEAAQLQNIIICVEMLLAALGHFYAFPYKEYAGANIGASRGLSASLAHALMLNDFYHDTVHQFAPTYHDYVLYNHDGDEGPRKYRSRTFVPIGPEMESVRRNKPNIASKSDDARLSGFSSDSNSPKDSGPNSGASHSGAAKSSLLVDTSNSISVPYDFTLIDLDGPSYPSANKSGNR from the exons ATGGGGCATGGAGGGGTTCCGATTTACTTATACGTCATCGCTTTCTTCTGCACATGTGGAGCTATTGCGTTGTCGCTTCTTCACATTTATAGGCACCTTCTCAATTACACCGAGCCCACTTTTCAGCGCTACATTGTTCGCATCGTCTTTATGGTTCCG GTTTATGCGCTGATGTCATTCTTGGCTCTTGTTATACCTATGGGCTCAATCTATTTTGATTCCATCCGGGAAGG ATATGAAGCTTGggttatttataattttctatcgtTGTGCCTTGCATGGGTTGGTGGTCCTGGGGCAGTGGTCCTAAGTTTAAGTGGTCGGATTCTAAAGCCATCATGGTTTCTTATGACTTGTTGCTTGCCTCCTCTACCACTGGACGG GCGTTTTATACGGAAATGCAAGCAAGGCTGTTTGCAGTTTGTGATTTTGAAGCCCATTTTAGTTGTTCTTACACTCATACTTTACGAAAAGGGGAAATATAAGGATGGCAATTTCAGTCCAACTCAGTCGTACTTGTATCTTACAATCATATATACAATTTCATACACAGTGGCGCTGTATGCTCTTGCGTTGTTCTATGTGGCATGCAGGGATCTGCTTCAGCCATTCAACCCAGTACCAAAGTTTATCATAATAAAATCTGTTGTGTTCCTGACTTATTGGCAG GGTGTCTTAGTCTTTCTTGCTGCAAAGTCGGGATTCATCAAGGATGCAGATGAAGCTGCTCAACTTCAAAATATTATCATTTGTGTCGAGATGCTTCTTGCTGCTCTTGGGCACTTCTATGCATTCCCCTACAAAGAATATGCCGGTGCTAACATAGGTGCATCCCGTGGTTTGTCAGCTAGCCTCGCACATGCTTTGATGTTAAATGACTTCTACCATGACACGGTCCACCAG TTTGCACCAACGTATCATGATTACGTTCTCTATAACCATGATGGTGACGAGGGACCTAGGAAGTATCGATCCCGAACCTTTGTTCCAATTGGTCCAGAGATGGAAAGTGTTAGAAGAAACAAGCCCAACATTGCAAGCAAGTCTGATGATGCACGGCTCTCAGGTTTCTCGTCCGATAGCAACAGTCCCAAAGATTCTGGTCCCAATTCTGGTGCTTCACACTCTGGTGCCGCGAAATCTTCCTTGCTTGTTGATACGTCAAATTCTATATCTGTGCCATACGATTTTACGCTAATTGACTTGGATGGACCCAGTTACCCCTCAGCTAATAAATCTGGTAATAGGTGA